One genomic window of Boudabousia tangfeifanii includes the following:
- the wecB gene encoding non-hydrolyzing UDP-N-acetylglucosamine 2-epimerase → MKILSVVGARPQFVKLAPIAHACERAGVEHIIVHTGQHYDPMLSDVFFQDLQIPAPDEHLGVGSGSHGHQTGAMLAAMDDVLIKHQPDWVLVYGDTNSTLAAALSAVKLHFPVAHLEAGLRSFNRDMPEEHNRVLTDHCADLLLSPTEVGATHLANEGLKDRTVIVGDVMTDVLFTTRDAVKDKPSPITEELGFKAGEYSLATIHRPANTDSKEQLEAVLDSLGKVDHPVVIVAHPRLVAKAQEHGLEIERGNLHTHAPLAYPDLVAAAMHARGVITDSGGLQKEAFLLRVPTTTVRTETEWVETVQLGWNVLVNPGEELVEAAGRPRPQDTQEAPYGDGHAADKVVRVLIEHARD, encoded by the coding sequence GTGAAAATTCTTTCCGTGGTAGGGGCGCGCCCCCAGTTTGTGAAGCTTGCACCGATTGCTCATGCTTGTGAGCGCGCCGGCGTAGAACACATTATTGTGCACACTGGCCAGCACTATGATCCGATGCTTTCCGACGTTTTCTTCCAAGATTTGCAGATCCCCGCACCTGACGAGCATCTTGGGGTTGGCTCTGGCTCCCACGGTCACCAAACTGGTGCCATGCTGGCTGCCATGGACGATGTTCTCATCAAACACCAGCCCGACTGGGTGCTAGTTTATGGCGACACGAACTCCACCCTCGCCGCCGCCCTTTCCGCAGTCAAACTGCATTTCCCCGTCGCACACCTCGAGGCCGGTCTGCGCTCCTTCAACCGTGACATGCCCGAGGAACACAACCGAGTGCTCACCGACCACTGCGCGGACCTGCTACTTTCGCCGACCGAGGTCGGGGCCACCCATCTGGCCAACGAAGGGCTTAAAGACCGCACCGTGATTGTGGGCGACGTAATGACCGACGTCCTGTTCACCACCCGGGATGCCGTCAAAGACAAGCCCTCGCCCATCACCGAGGAACTTGGTTTCAAAGCCGGCGAATACTCGCTTGCCACCATCCACCGGCCAGCCAACACTGACAGCAAGGAACAACTTGAGGCCGTCCTCGATTCGCTTGGAAAAGTCGACCACCCGGTAGTGATCGTGGCCCACCCACGCCTCGTCGCGAAGGCCCAAGAACACGGCCTCGAAATTGAACGCGGTAACCTACACACCCACGCACCCCTGGCCTACCCAGACCTGGTGGCCGCAGCCATGCACGCCCGCGGTGTCATCACCGACTCCGGTGGCCTTCAAAAAGAAGCCTTCCTGCTGCGCGTGCCCACCACCACTGTGCGCACTGAAACCGAATGGGTAGAAACCGTGCAACTAGGCTGGAACGTCCTCGTCAATCCGGGGGAGGAGCTAGTTGAAGCTGCGGGGCGGCCTCGACCCCAGGACACCCAAGAAGCCCCCTACGGTGACGGGCACGCCGCCGACAAAGTCGTACGAGTACTAATCGAACACGCCCGCGACTAA
- a CDS encoding alpha/beta fold hydrolase: protein MLNRRMLSGALVLALSSTLAMVGAQNASAETVKEDPVKNAIWAFPHGAKVFRQSDGTYRIGQPLTGGKAIGAVPKGLEKYYSQKITGLSDSCFAVKDNKQECGWLIVPIDYSNPSAGNIALSYYRHLATSGKSKGSIVFNYGGPGADSSAYLYSWTDDKDYAALNRDYDLVAISARGTMSDEDYRYYTDSVGGSLPFSQCDETEFPSNSGTVEPMEKDPQKATQNDIQGSKRYVKDCLDYSGKALGFDANQRKLFLKNLGTVNAARDMDVLRSVIGDEKLNYLGMSYGTRLGYEYARQFPQNTGRMVFDSNLNIYEGNAPSEADKKTNLTDAQLRALNAHYISQGKGFQETFEEFAKWCNKQDDCVLKRKELQPHDGDLADDSPKLSLATKQIQNLLRRFTSEPLNHENVHFGYWYLATAVRGAMYSNDPDTWKMLNDSLDTLATRNEEAYWSAKWKLDRLYSRYANPGNFGRAAYTTISCADKANPAAMDADNGRRVEQMYFEVAPFVDPGAPYNQAGSVNSCDVWPFEGNLPAGHDLDNLPEMLVASNRLDGATSYENAPVMAKAIKGRLLSVENTGHIVFQRKQCATKMITDYLTTGQLPPEGTTDKACTVKSYRSAVTPEPSAEPTAEPSAEPTVEPSVEPSAEPTVEPSAEPTTEPTEEPTVEPSVEPSPEPSVEPTAEPTLEPTAEPSAEPSVEPTAEPSVEPTVEPSAEPTAEPSVEPDVGNPEKDDSDGLVIKPLPSEPNIVRTVPKKGEPTVKKPAAAVNKDKKSQPADKSVKPSDKKQVKNNSKLADTGANGSEQALIAASILALLGGGAIYAGRKREKQNS, encoded by the coding sequence ATGTTGAATAGACGGATGCTAAGTGGCGCGCTAGTACTAGCGCTTTCTTCCACCCTTGCTATGGTTGGTGCGCAAAACGCAAGCGCTGAGACCGTTAAAGAAGATCCTGTGAAGAACGCTATTTGGGCGTTTCCGCACGGTGCAAAGGTTTTCAGGCAATCTGACGGTACCTATCGGATTGGCCAGCCTTTGACTGGTGGAAAAGCTATCGGGGCTGTTCCGAAAGGGCTTGAAAAATACTATTCGCAAAAGATTACTGGGCTTTCGGATTCTTGTTTTGCCGTCAAAGATAATAAACAAGAATGTGGCTGGTTGATTGTGCCAATCGATTATTCGAACCCTAGTGCGGGAAATATTGCACTTTCGTATTATCGTCATTTAGCAACTTCGGGGAAGTCTAAAGGATCGATCGTATTCAATTATGGTGGACCTGGGGCTGACTCCTCGGCCTATTTGTACTCTTGGACCGACGATAAAGACTATGCCGCTTTGAATAGGGACTATGATTTAGTCGCCATTTCGGCTCGTGGCACTATGAGTGACGAGGATTATCGTTACTATACTGATTCCGTTGGTGGTTCGCTTCCATTCTCCCAGTGTGATGAGACGGAATTTCCATCAAATAGTGGGACCGTGGAGCCCATGGAGAAAGATCCTCAAAAGGCCACCCAGAATGATATTCAAGGTAGTAAGCGTTACGTCAAAGATTGCTTAGATTATTCTGGAAAAGCTTTAGGGTTTGATGCGAACCAGCGAAAGCTGTTCTTGAAGAATCTGGGAACTGTGAACGCTGCTCGAGACATGGATGTTTTGCGTAGCGTTATTGGGGACGAAAAACTAAACTACTTGGGGATGTCTTATGGTACGCGACTCGGGTATGAATATGCGCGGCAGTTCCCACAAAACACTGGTCGAATGGTTTTCGACTCTAATCTGAACATTTATGAAGGAAATGCCCCCTCGGAAGCTGATAAAAAGACTAATCTAACCGATGCACAACTTCGTGCTTTGAATGCACATTACATTTCGCAAGGAAAAGGTTTCCAGGAGACCTTTGAAGAGTTTGCCAAATGGTGTAATAAGCAGGATGATTGCGTGTTAAAGCGGAAGGAATTACAACCACATGATGGTGATCTAGCGGATGATTCCCCAAAGCTTTCATTAGCAACGAAACAAATCCAAAACTTACTTCGACGATTCACTAGTGAGCCGTTGAATCATGAAAATGTGCATTTTGGCTATTGGTACTTGGCTACCGCGGTTCGTGGAGCAATGTATAGCAACGATCCTGATACTTGGAAGATGCTAAACGATAGCCTAGATACTTTAGCCACACGCAATGAAGAAGCTTACTGGAGTGCAAAGTGGAAACTCGATCGTTTGTACTCACGTTACGCTAATCCGGGAAACTTTGGTAGAGCTGCATATACCACTATCTCTTGTGCTGATAAAGCTAATCCTGCCGCTATGGATGCAGATAATGGTCGTCGAGTCGAGCAAATGTATTTTGAGGTTGCCCCATTCGTTGATCCGGGAGCTCCCTACAATCAAGCTGGAAGCGTTAACTCGTGTGACGTATGGCCGTTTGAAGGTAACCTTCCGGCGGGACATGATCTAGATAATCTTCCTGAAATGTTGGTAGCCAGTAATCGATTGGATGGTGCCACTAGTTATGAAAATGCCCCAGTTATGGCAAAAGCTATTAAGGGACGTTTGTTGAGCGTTGAAAATACCGGTCACATCGTTTTCCAGCGTAAACAGTGCGCAACCAAAATGATCACCGACTATCTAACCACGGGTCAGCTTCCACCTGAAGGAACCACAGACAAGGCATGTACGGTTAAATCCTACCGTTCGGCAGTGACACCAGAACCGTCTGCTGAGCCAACAGCTGAACCGTCTGCCGAGCCAACCGTGGAACCCTCTGTTGAACCTTCCGCAGAACCGACGGTTGAACCAAGTGCTGAGCCGACTACTGAGCCGACCGAGGAACCAACTGTTGAACCTTCTGTAGAGCCATCACCAGAGCCTTCGGTCGAACCAACGGCTGAACCTACCCTTGAACCAACTGCTGAGCCTTCAGCGGAACCAAGTGTTGAACCAACTGCAGAGCCCTCGGTGGAACCAACGGTAGAACCAAGTGCTGAACCAACCGCTGAACCTTCGGTAGAACCAGACGTGGGTAATCCTGAGAAGGATGATTCTGACGGTTTGGTGATTAAGCCTTTGCCTTCAGAACCGAACATTGTTCGGACCGTCCCTAAGAAGGGTGAGCCAACGGTTAAGAAGCCTGCTGCCGCTGTAAACAAGGATAAAAAGTCGCAGCCTGCTGACAAATCCGTGAAGCCATCAGATAAGAAGCAAGTGAAGAATAATTCGAAGTTGGCTGACACTGGCGCGAATGGTTCGGAACAAGCTTTGATTGCCGCTTCGATTCTGGCCCTACTTGGTGGGGGAGCAATCTATGCTGGTCGGAAGCGCGAAAAGCAAAATAGCTAG
- the trpD gene encoding anthranilate phosphoribosyltransferase gives MTTEAPNANQNTTAEAAAPAENLAAQQLVRDLMNGQRLSLEAATELFGAISAGQLDQLYVAAALAALHARGESPDEIAGAAGAFRAVATPFKTNATGILDIVGTGGDGAQSINISSAASLVLASLGVKVAKHGNRSVSSKCGAADVLETFGFNLAATPEEAAKQLEEGGFTFLFAQGYHPAMRFVGPVRKVLANPTIFNLVGPLINPAPLTYQLMGVAKADYLPLVAKAQVALGRERSLVVNGDGLDEIALHGPTQIYETRGEEITNYQVTPADFGVPNYDLSELVGGDATENARLIGDVFAGRGRDAHRDAIAVNAAAAYYLTGGAKDLKSATAKIQAQLASGQVAQYLTELTGKELA, from the coding sequence ATGACCACCGAAGCACCAAACGCCAACCAGAACACCACCGCTGAAGCTGCCGCGCCTGCCGAAAACTTGGCCGCCCAGCAGTTGGTGCGCGACCTGATGAACGGTCAGCGCCTGAGCCTAGAAGCTGCCACCGAACTCTTTGGTGCGATCAGTGCCGGGCAGCTCGACCAGCTTTATGTGGCTGCCGCCCTGGCCGCCCTGCATGCCCGCGGGGAAAGCCCCGACGAAATCGCGGGTGCTGCCGGCGCTTTCCGCGCAGTGGCCACCCCGTTTAAAACCAACGCGACCGGCATTTTGGACATTGTGGGCACCGGTGGTGATGGCGCCCAGTCCATCAACATTTCTTCGGCCGCCTCCTTGGTGCTCGCCTCCCTGGGAGTGAAAGTCGCCAAACACGGTAACCGTTCTGTCTCCTCCAAGTGTGGGGCGGCAGACGTGCTCGAAACCTTCGGTTTCAACCTGGCCGCCACCCCAGAAGAGGCCGCCAAACAGTTGGAAGAGGGCGGTTTCACCTTCCTGTTCGCGCAGGGCTACCACCCGGCCATGCGCTTTGTGGGCCCCGTCCGCAAGGTCCTAGCCAACCCCACCATTTTCAACCTGGTGGGTCCACTGATTAACCCCGCCCCGTTGACCTACCAGTTGATGGGCGTGGCCAAGGCCGACTATCTGCCGTTGGTGGCTAAAGCACAGGTCGCCCTCGGTCGGGAACGTTCCTTGGTGGTAAACGGTGACGGGCTCGATGAAATTGCGCTCCACGGACCCACCCAGATTTACGAAACCCGCGGCGAGGAAATCACCAACTACCAGGTCACTCCCGCCGATTTCGGAGTGCCCAACTATGACCTATCCGAACTGGTCGGTGGGGATGCCACCGAAAATGCGCGCCTGATCGGTGACGTGTTTGCGGGCCGAGGACGTGACGCCCACCGAGACGCCATCGCCGTCAATGCCGCGGCCGCCTACTACCTGACCGGCGGAGCCAAAGACCTCAAGAGCGCCACCGCTAAGATCCAAGCACAGTTGGCAAGCGGCCAGGTCGCCCAATACTTGACCGAGTTAACCGGAAAGGAACTCGCATGA
- a CDS encoding glycosyltransferase has protein sequence MTTVVYHTPYPLNPNATAASGIRPVKMRQAFENLGCEVIDLTGDAKTRKQALKGLLQDLQAGRQIDLCYSESANIPNTLCEPKHYPPHPFLESRIFTALHQAGVPTGLFYRDVYWRFPDYEKAVGKPMATALRQLFQWDLGVYRRNVDRLFVPSLLMAENIPGYPLDQAVALPPGSQIRDTNTVTDGVRILYIGAVSAHYQNELLFQAVAQTPGVELVVCTTKESWAAVGDKFAKYLSDRVRVVHKSGDELNELYEWATICSVFMEPVDYWAFAQPMKVYEYLGAGKPMIASEGTMVSQFVSESGTGWTIPYEVSALTDLLERLRDNPDEIVQVANRVKNVRQDHTWEARAQLVIDTLTSLR, from the coding sequence ATGACTACGGTTGTTTACCATACTCCGTACCCGTTGAATCCAAATGCTACGGCAGCATCGGGGATCCGTCCCGTGAAAATGCGTCAGGCTTTTGAGAATTTGGGTTGTGAAGTCATCGATCTGACTGGCGATGCGAAGACTAGAAAGCAGGCGTTAAAGGGCTTGTTGCAGGACTTGCAGGCGGGCCGCCAAATCGACTTGTGCTACTCCGAATCGGCGAATATTCCGAACACACTGTGCGAGCCGAAGCACTACCCTCCTCACCCATTTCTGGAGAGCCGAATTTTTACAGCTCTACATCAGGCGGGGGTGCCTACGGGCTTGTTTTACCGCGATGTTTATTGGCGTTTTCCAGACTATGAGAAGGCGGTTGGAAAGCCAATGGCGACTGCTTTAAGGCAGTTATTTCAGTGGGATTTAGGGGTTTATCGTCGGAATGTGGATCGTCTCTTTGTGCCTTCACTTTTGATGGCTGAGAATATTCCAGGTTATCCACTCGACCAGGCGGTGGCCTTGCCCCCAGGGTCACAGATTCGTGACACTAATACGGTAACTGACGGGGTTCGGATTCTTTACATTGGTGCGGTTAGTGCCCATTACCAGAACGAACTATTGTTCCAGGCGGTAGCGCAAACTCCTGGAGTGGAACTCGTAGTTTGTACGACAAAGGAATCGTGGGCTGCTGTTGGCGATAAGTTCGCGAAGTATCTCAGTGATCGGGTCCGGGTCGTGCACAAGTCAGGTGACGAGCTAAATGAGCTTTATGAGTGGGCCACCATTTGTTCTGTTTTCATGGAACCGGTTGATTATTGGGCTTTCGCGCAACCAATGAAGGTTTACGAATACTTGGGCGCGGGGAAGCCAATGATTGCAAGCGAAGGCACGATGGTTAGTCAGTTCGTGAGCGAGAGCGGCACTGGGTGGACTATTCCTTACGAGGTGTCTGCCCTGACGGACCTTTTGGAGCGTTTGCGTGACAATCCTGACGAGATTGTCCAGGTTGCCAATCGAGTCAAAAACGTGCGCCAGGACCACACTTGGGAGGCTCGTGCCCAGCTTGTGATAGACACTTTGACGAGTTTACGATGA
- a CDS encoding NUDIX hydrolase has product MATPDFILELREQIGHAQLWLPGVTAVVLRPADGTTAEALPDGPLNPAEWEVLVVRRADNGHWTPVTGIIDPGEEPAVAGARETLEETGIHALGQRLLSTEVVGPITYANGDETIYLDLAFSFLVTKQSEGVTPWPADGENTECHFVRADQLPPMNARFTRVVARALENPGQAAFNQK; this is encoded by the coding sequence ATGGCAACCCCTGATTTTATTCTTGAACTTCGTGAGCAGATTGGTCACGCCCAACTTTGGCTCCCCGGTGTGACTGCGGTGGTACTACGCCCAGCGGACGGCACCACCGCCGAGGCGCTGCCCGACGGACCGTTGAACCCCGCCGAGTGGGAAGTGCTGGTCGTGCGCCGAGCCGACAATGGCCACTGGACTCCGGTCACCGGCATCATCGACCCGGGGGAAGAACCAGCCGTTGCCGGTGCTCGCGAAACCCTTGAAGAAACTGGGATCCACGCCCTCGGCCAGCGACTCCTATCGACCGAGGTGGTTGGCCCCATCACCTACGCCAACGGGGACGAAACTATCTACCTCGACCTAGCATTCAGCTTCCTCGTTACGAAACAATCCGAGGGCGTCACCCCCTGGCCAGCCGATGGAGAAAACACAGAATGCCACTTCGTTAGAGCCGACCAGCTCCCACCCATGAACGCCCGCTTCACCCGAGTCGTCGCCCGCGCCCTCGAAAACCCGGGGCAAGCCGCGTTCAACCAAAAATAA
- a CDS encoding glycosyltransferase, with protein sequence MTTVAYHAPYPLNPKATSASGIRPVKMKQAFESLGYEVIDLTGNAKTRASALQRLKADLDRGRKIDLCYSESATIPNMVTEPKHFPLHPFLDRRLLKTLHQAGVPIGLFYRDIYWKYDDYRQRVGWPLATINTRMYHWDLATYRAFVDRLFVPSLKMAAEVPGYPLEQAVALPPGAQIRDTDTEIDGVRILYIGALGGHYRTDLLFEAVAQTPGVELTVCTGAAGWESAKPELERFLSDRIRVVHKSGEELNELYDWATVCSIYMRPDEYRSFAQPMKVYEYLGAGKPIIASARTMAGDFITEGDCGWTIPYDLTAAKELLGRLAADPSEIVTRSEQAKVVRQNHTWEARAQFVIDTLPVINK encoded by the coding sequence ATGACCACGGTTGCCTACCACGCACCTTACCCGTTAAATCCGAAGGCAACTTCTGCGTCCGGAATTCGGCCAGTGAAGATGAAACAGGCTTTCGAATCACTCGGCTACGAGGTGATTGATTTGACGGGGAATGCAAAAACTCGCGCTTCGGCTTTGCAGCGCTTAAAGGCCGATTTGGATCGAGGGCGAAAAATCGACTTGTGTTATAGCGAGTCCGCGACGATTCCAAACATGGTGACTGAGCCCAAGCATTTTCCTCTGCACCCTTTTTTGGACCGACGCCTTCTGAAAACTTTGCATCAAGCAGGGGTGCCGATTGGCCTCTTTTACCGGGATATTTATTGGAAATATGACGATTATCGTCAACGGGTTGGTTGGCCTCTGGCCACAATAAATACCCGCATGTATCACTGGGATTTAGCGACATACCGAGCTTTTGTTGATCGCCTGTTCGTCCCCTCGTTAAAGATGGCAGCCGAGGTACCCGGGTACCCGCTAGAGCAGGCGGTAGCTTTGCCCCCGGGCGCGCAGATTCGCGATACCGACACCGAGATTGATGGGGTGCGGATCCTTTACATTGGGGCGCTTGGTGGACACTACCGGACAGATTTGCTGTTCGAGGCCGTGGCGCAAACCCCTGGGGTGGAGCTGACGGTTTGTACGGGTGCGGCCGGTTGGGAGTCGGCAAAACCCGAGCTTGAACGTTTCCTTAGCGACCGTATCCGGGTGGTGCACAAGTCCGGCGAGGAACTGAACGAACTTTACGATTGGGCCACAGTTTGCTCGATTTACATGCGCCCCGACGAGTACCGTTCCTTTGCCCAGCCGATGAAAGTCTACGAGTACTTGGGGGCTGGAAAACCCATCATCGCCAGCGCAAGAACCATGGCTGGGGATTTCATTACCGAGGGCGATTGCGGTTGGACCATCCCCTACGACCTGACTGCCGCGAAAGAACTCCTTGGGCGTTTGGCCGCAGACCCAAGCGAAATTGTTACGCGCTCCGAGCAAGCCAAAGTGGTGCGCCAAAACCACACTTGGGAGGCCCGCGCCCAGTTCGTGATCGATACGCTGCCCGTGATTAACAAGTAG
- the trpB gene encoding tryptophan synthase subunit beta produces MSPQAFSPVPEQLRVSGTVLDKLVAARRARLPELYERYGHLSAASLPKSDRSFEDALRTRPIGRGSALATQGGDAPTQGGATTPAGVATGGPASANSNENQTSLEPALIMECKSASPTLGQIRDGYQPAELARSYAPWASAISVLCEPDHFGGSLDHLTQVRAEVTCPVLCKDFVIDPIQVLAARSHGADAILLMLSVLDDEQYRYLSGLAASLGMDVLTEVDTPDQMERAAELGARIVGVNNRNLRTLETDLARTEELAPLAPAGVVLVGESGVAQREDVARLAPLVDALLVGSSLSGSEDPGRAAAALAGNHLASRKPTTKLSTPAGADKAEAPASTPAGAGQSDQASSASKPNPASQPSSGVRANAAAGEWTPRPLSQLADRTDPQTTTDTLIPAYFGEFGGQYVPQLLIPALDQLEKAFVDAIEDPSFIAEVRELLSRYLGRPTPITELRNLPEGGGARIFLKREDLVHGGAHKGNQVLGQALLAKRMGKTRIIAETGAGQHGTATAMICALLGLDCTIYMGATDIVRQAPNVERMELMGATVVPVTSGAGTLKDAVNEALRDWTATFHTSHYLLGTAAGPHPFPTMVREFHRVISTEARNQMLELTGDLPDLVVACVGGGSNAIGMFADFVEDEGVALAGVEPAGLGLDTASHGAPIHGGKIGVLHGARSYLMRTSEGQVEESYSVSAGLDYPGVGPEHAHLSKSGRAQYVGVTDEAALDAFKALSRHEGIIPALESSHAVAYALQVAKDVAAAQRIHPGLPENPVILVSLSGRGDKDLEQVRQKFGGSFSQDGAVSRAQALLNQAHAGSGSDGQSSSAGGGEQAGAGDSSSAHETIKGEGN; encoded by the coding sequence ATGAGCCCCCAAGCATTCTCACCCGTCCCCGAACAACTTCGCGTTTCGGGCACCGTCCTCGACAAGCTAGTGGCCGCCAGGCGAGCGCGCCTGCCCGAGCTGTACGAACGCTACGGTCACCTTTCGGCCGCGTCGCTACCCAAGTCGGATCGTTCTTTCGAGGACGCCCTGCGCACCCGACCCATAGGTAGGGGTTCGGCCCTGGCCACCCAAGGTGGGGATGCGCCCACTCAAGGTGGGGCCACGACTCCGGCTGGCGTCGCAACTGGGGGTCCGGCCTCGGCAAACAGCAACGAAAACCAGACGAGCCTCGAGCCAGCGCTAATCATGGAGTGCAAGTCCGCCTCCCCCACTTTGGGGCAGATTCGTGATGGTTATCAGCCGGCCGAGCTGGCCCGCTCCTACGCTCCGTGGGCCAGCGCCATCAGCGTGCTGTGCGAACCCGACCATTTTGGCGGCTCCCTAGATCACCTGACGCAAGTGCGTGCCGAAGTGACCTGCCCGGTGCTGTGCAAAGATTTCGTGATTGACCCGATTCAGGTGCTAGCCGCGCGCTCGCATGGGGCGGACGCGATCTTATTGATGCTTTCCGTTTTGGACGACGAGCAGTACCGCTACCTGTCCGGTTTGGCTGCCTCGCTGGGTATGGATGTGTTGACCGAGGTCGACACTCCCGACCAGATGGAACGCGCCGCCGAGCTGGGCGCCCGCATTGTGGGCGTGAATAACCGCAACTTGCGCACCCTCGAAACCGATCTGGCCCGCACCGAGGAACTGGCTCCCCTGGCTCCGGCCGGCGTGGTGCTGGTAGGCGAATCTGGGGTGGCCCAGCGCGAAGATGTCGCCCGTTTGGCTCCGCTAGTTGATGCGCTTTTGGTAGGTTCGTCCCTGTCTGGCTCTGAGGATCCGGGGCGCGCGGCCGCTGCTTTGGCGGGCAACCACTTGGCCAGCCGCAAGCCCACCACCAAGCTTTCGACCCCGGCAGGGGCTGACAAAGCCGAAGCGCCGGCTTCGACCCCAGCGGGGGCAGGCCAGTCCGACCAGGCGTCCTCGGCCAGCAAACCGAACCCGGCATCCCAGCCGAGCTCTGGCGTGCGAGCCAATGCGGCGGCAGGCGAGTGGACTCCGCGTCCCTTGTCGCAACTAGCGGATCGCACCGACCCACAGACCACCACCGACACCCTGATTCCCGCGTATTTTGGCGAATTTGGTGGCCAGTATGTGCCGCAGCTGCTGATCCCCGCGCTGGATCAGCTGGAAAAAGCTTTTGTGGACGCGATCGAGGATCCTTCGTTCATCGCCGAGGTGCGCGAGCTACTTTCGCGCTACTTGGGTCGTCCCACTCCGATCACCGAGTTGCGTAACTTGCCCGAGGGCGGGGGCGCCCGCATTTTCCTCAAGCGTGAGGATTTGGTGCACGGCGGTGCCCACAAGGGCAACCAGGTTTTGGGTCAGGCACTGCTAGCCAAACGCATGGGTAAGACGCGCATTATTGCCGAAACGGGTGCGGGCCAGCATGGCACCGCCACCGCGATGATTTGTGCGCTCCTCGGCCTCGATTGCACCATTTACATGGGTGCGACCGACATTGTGCGCCAAGCACCGAATGTGGAACGCATGGAGCTGATGGGTGCAACCGTGGTGCCAGTGACCAGCGGGGCGGGCACTTTGAAGGACGCGGTAAACGAGGCGTTGCGCGACTGGACTGCCACGTTCCACACTTCCCACTACCTGTTGGGGACTGCGGCCGGGCCGCACCCCTTCCCCACTATGGTGCGCGAGTTCCACCGAGTGATTTCGACCGAGGCTCGCAACCAGATGCTAGAGCTCACCGGCGACCTGCCTGACCTGGTGGTTGCTTGTGTGGGTGGCGGTTCGAACGCTATCGGCATGTTTGCTGACTTTGTCGAGGACGAGGGCGTGGCCCTTGCCGGGGTGGAGCCAGCCGGTCTTGGTTTGGACACTGCTTCGCACGGGGCTCCGATCCACGGTGGCAAGATTGGCGTACTCCACGGGGCGCGCTCCTACCTGATGCGCACCAGCGAGGGTCAGGTCGAAGAATCCTACTCGGTTTCGGCCGGCCTGGACTACCCGGGAGTTGGCCCGGAGCACGCTCACTTATCGAAGTCGGGGCGCGCCCAGTATGTGGGGGTCACCGACGAGGCCGCTTTGGACGCTTTCAAGGCCCTGTCGCGTCACGAGGGCATCATTCCCGCCCTCGAATCCTCGCATGCGGTGGCTTACGCCCTGCAGGTGGCGAAGGACGTGGCCGCAGCTCAGCGCATCCACCCAGGTTTGCCCGAAAATCCGGTCATTTTGGTGTCCCTGTCGGGGCGTGGCGACAAGGATTTGGAACAGGTGCGCCAAAAGTTTGGCGGTTCATTCAGCCAGGATGGGGCGGTTTCTCGCGCCCAAGCACTGTTGAATCAGGCCCATGCTGGGTCGGGGTCTGACGGGCAGTCGTCCTCGGCCGGCGGCGGCGAGCAGGCTGGGGCGGGCGATTCGTCCTCGGCCCACGAAACTATTAAGGGAGAGGGGAACTGA
- a CDS encoding HisA/HisF-related TIM barrel protein translates to MTSRKADLSALTLLPAVDVAGGQCVRLTQGRADSAQSFGSPRDQVADFVAAGARWVHLVDLDRAFRRGQNQSLLEDVMAEFAGQVQIQLSGGLNRPEDWEWAAATPAARLNLASSSLLAMSDLIGFTADFGPRLALAVDLDGEQVCPRGTKENLGSFWPLWEQLAEAGCPRLSVTDVKRDGALSGPNLEQLELVASRTGAKITASGGVASLADLEALARLVPAGVDSVIVGKALYTGQIKLGDVLGQQA, encoded by the coding sequence ATGACGAGCAGGAAAGCGGATTTGTCGGCCTTGACCTTGTTGCCGGCAGTGGATGTGGCTGGTGGCCAGTGCGTGCGTTTGACGCAGGGGCGAGCCGATTCGGCGCAGTCTTTTGGTTCTCCCCGCGATCAGGTGGCTGATTTTGTGGCGGCTGGGGCGCGTTGGGTGCATCTGGTGGACTTGGATCGTGCTTTTAGGCGTGGCCAGAACCAGTCTCTGTTGGAGGATGTGATGGCGGAGTTTGCCGGTCAGGTCCAGATCCAGCTTTCGGGTGGTTTGAACCGTCCTGAGGATTGGGAGTGGGCGGCTGCCACTCCTGCTGCTCGCCTGAACTTGGCTTCAAGTTCCCTGTTGGCGATGTCGGATTTGATTGGGTTCACGGCTGATTTTGGGCCTCGTTTGGCTTTGGCGGTGGACTTGGATGGGGAGCAGGTTTGCCCTCGCGGCACCAAGGAAAACTTGGGTTCGTTTTGGCCCTTGTGGGAGCAGCTTGCCGAGGCCGGTTGCCCGCGCCTGTCGGTGACCGATGTGAAACGTGACGGGGCGCTATCTGGCCCGAACTTGGAGCAGCTCGAGTTGGTCGCTTCCCGCACGGGGGCGAAGATCACCGCCTCGGGTGGGGTGGCGAGCCTCGCCGACCTTGAGGCGCTGGCGCGTTTGGTACCGGCTGGGGTCGATAGCGTGATTGTGGGCAAGGCCTTGTACACGGGCCAAATCAAGTTGGGTGACGTCCTCGGCCAGCAAGCTTAA